One genomic window of Leishmania major strain Friedlin complete genome, chromosome 15 includes the following:
- a CDS encoding putative 40S ribosomal protein S3 → MGPLSKKRMIIRDGVFYAELFEFLKRELAEEGFSGVSYHVTTLRTEIVIKATKTREVLGVNGRRIRELTACIQQRFNYKEGKLQLYVERVEVRGLSAMAQVESLRFKLLSNLQVRRAAMGIIRYVMESGAKGCEVTVGGKIKGQRAKSMTFRDGYMIKSGTAHKSFVDSACRHCYMRAGCIGVKVKIMLPGDSTGRNGPSEPLPDVITVIEPKQITASE, encoded by the coding sequence ATGGGTCCTCTCTCCAAGAAGCGCATGATCATCCGCGACGGCGTGTTCTACGCCGAGCTGTTTGAGTTTCTCAAGCGCGAGCTGGCCGAAGAGGGCTTCTCCGGTGTCTCCTACCACGTCACGACGCTCCGCACGGAGATCGTGATCAAGGCGACGAAGACCCGTGAGGTGCTCGGCGTGAACGGCCGCCGCATCCGCGAGCTGACAGCCTGCATTCAGCAGCGCTTCAACTACAAGGAGGGCAAGCTCCAGCTGTACGTTGAGCGCGTTGAGGTGCGTGGTCTGTCCGCGATGGCGCAGGTGGAGTCCCTCCGCTTCAAGCTCCTGAGCAACCtgcaggtgcgccgcgccgccatgGGCATCATCCGCTACGTCATGGAGTCCGGTGCCAAGGGCTGCGAGGTCACCGTCGGTGGAAAGATCAAGGGCCAGCGTGCGAAGAGCATGACCTTCCGCGACGGCTACATGATCAAGTCCGGTACGGCTCACAAGTCCTTCGTCGACTCCGCCTGCCGCCACTGCTACATGCGCGCCGGCTGCATCGGTGTCAAGGTCAAGATCATGCTTCCCGGTGACTCGACTGGCCGCAACGGCCCGTcggagccgctgccggacGTCATCACCGTCATTGAGCCGAAGCAGATCACCGCGTCTGAGTAA